The following are encoded together in the Gordonia insulae genome:
- a CDS encoding acyl-CoA dehydrogenase family protein produces MFEWSDEDLMVRDALRAFIDKEIKPHIDELETGQLPPYDITRKLLATFGVDAMAKEALEKELEAEANGEKSSGGGGGSMSSSTFMILNIELAGVCLGLVGSMGVSMGLTASTIRGKGTLAQKKRWLPELVTMEKVGAWAITEPDSGSDALGGMKTSVKRDGDDYILKGQKTFITNGPHADTIVVFAKLDDGTDTPIRDRKVLSFVLDKGMPGLTQGKAFKKMGMMSSPTGELFFDNVRLGKDRLLGETEDTGADTRGGEGAKAGFTAERVGIAALSLGIINECLRLSLDYAKNRKLWGQEIGQFQLIQLKLAEMEVARINVQNMLFNAIERSTAGKPLSLPEASAMKLYSSRAATEVAMEAVQLFGGNGYMAEYRVEQLARDAKSLMIYAGSNEIQVTHVAKGLLRA; encoded by the coding sequence ATGTTCGAGTGGTCCGACGAAGACCTGATGGTGCGAGATGCGTTGCGTGCGTTCATCGACAAGGAGATCAAGCCGCACATCGACGAACTCGAGACCGGACAGTTGCCGCCGTACGACATCACCCGGAAACTGCTGGCCACCTTCGGCGTCGACGCGATGGCCAAAGAAGCCCTGGAGAAAGAACTCGAGGCCGAGGCCAACGGTGAGAAGTCGTCCGGCGGCGGTGGCGGGAGCATGTCCAGCTCGACGTTCATGATCCTCAACATCGAACTCGCGGGTGTCTGTCTGGGGCTCGTCGGGTCGATGGGCGTCAGCATGGGACTGACCGCGTCCACCATCCGCGGCAAGGGAACCCTGGCGCAGAAGAAGCGCTGGCTGCCCGAGCTGGTGACGATGGAGAAGGTCGGTGCGTGGGCGATCACCGAACCCGATTCGGGCTCGGACGCGTTGGGCGGCATGAAGACCAGCGTGAAACGCGACGGGGACGACTACATCCTCAAGGGTCAGAAGACGTTCATCACCAACGGTCCCCACGCCGACACCATCGTGGTGTTCGCCAAGCTCGACGACGGCACCGACACCCCCATCCGGGACCGCAAGGTCCTGTCCTTCGTCCTCGACAAGGGTATGCCGGGGCTGACGCAGGGCAAGGCCTTCAAGAAGATGGGCATGATGAGTTCGCCGACCGGGGAGCTGTTCTTCGACAACGTGCGTCTGGGCAAGGACCGCCTGCTCGGCGAGACGGAGGACACCGGTGCGGACACCCGCGGCGGTGAGGGGGCCAAGGCTGGGTTCACCGCCGAACGCGTCGGGATCGCCGCGCTGTCCCTGGGCATCATCAACGAATGCCTGCGGCTCTCGCTCGACTACGCCAAGAACCGGAAGCTCTGGGGCCAGGAGATCGGGCAGTTCCAGCTCATCCAGCTCAAACTGGCCGAGATGGAGGTCGCGCGGATCAACGTGCAGAACATGCTGTTCAACGCGATCGAGCGGTCCACGGCGGGCAAGCCGCTGTCGCTGCCGGAGGCGTCGGCGATGAAGCTCTACTCGTCACGCGCGGCGACCGAGGTGGCGATGGAGGCCGTACAGCTCTTCGGTGGCAACGGGTACATGGCCGAGTATCGGGTGGAACAGCTTGCGCGCGATGCGAAGTCGCTGATGATCTACGCGGGCAGCAACGAGATCCAGGTGACCCACGTGGCGAAGGGGCTGCTGCGCGCCTGA
- a CDS encoding CbtA family protein: MEKKFIGAGLLSGLIAGIVAFIFARLFIEPQVAKAIDYEGGRSEAEEALEAAAHGGHVHGEGGELFTRSIQENVGAGIGTVVFAVCMGAFFAVAFTILWAYVGRRYPATDPRTVAAALGAIGFVALFGVPFFAYPANPPAVGDDDTIGARSGAFLTITLLSVAFAVAAVVLALWLRPRIGGLLSGVAATVGYLVAVTITVALLPEFHEVPGPVTDGAGQIVFPGFPGDVIGDFRVYAIAGQVILWTVLTVVFALILGRLSRPPASAPAADDERIVAGNS; encoded by the coding sequence ATGGAGAAGAAGTTCATCGGCGCAGGCCTGCTCTCGGGCCTGATCGCCGGAATCGTCGCGTTCATTTTCGCTCGGCTCTTCATCGAGCCGCAGGTGGCCAAGGCGATCGACTACGAGGGCGGACGCTCGGAGGCCGAGGAGGCGCTCGAGGCCGCGGCCCACGGCGGACACGTCCACGGTGAGGGCGGGGAGTTGTTCACCCGGTCCATCCAGGAGAACGTCGGCGCCGGTATCGGCACCGTCGTCTTCGCCGTCTGCATGGGCGCGTTCTTCGCGGTCGCGTTCACGATCCTGTGGGCCTACGTCGGCCGCCGCTACCCGGCGACCGATCCGCGGACCGTCGCGGCCGCGCTGGGCGCGATCGGATTCGTCGCGTTGTTCGGCGTGCCGTTCTTCGCCTACCCGGCGAACCCGCCCGCGGTCGGCGACGACGACACCATCGGTGCGCGCAGTGGCGCATTCCTGACGATCACCCTGCTGTCGGTGGCGTTCGCGGTGGCCGCCGTGGTGCTGGCGCTCTGGTTGCGTCCGCGCATCGGGGGCCTGCTGTCCGGCGTGGCCGCGACCGTCGGCTATCTCGTGGCGGTGACCATCACCGTCGCGCTGTTGCCGGAGTTCCACGAGGTGCCCGGCCCGGTCACCGATGGCGCGGGTCAGATCGTCTTCCCGGGATTCCCGGGCGACGTGATCGGCGACTTCCGGGTGTATGCGATCGCCGGTCAGGTCATCCTCTGGACCGTCTTGACCGTGGTGTTCGCCCTCATCCTCGGCCGGCTGTCGCGCCCGCCGGCCTCGGCGCCCGCGGCCGACGACGAACGTATCGTCGCCGGCAACAGCTGA
- a CDS encoding molybdopterin-dependent oxidoreductase — MRFSVNGSCHDVTPRPGQCLRTLLRESAHFEVKKGCDAGDCGACSVLVDGKPVHSCIFPAQRIDGRSVTTVAGLGTPDDLHPMQQSFVDNFGFQCGFCTAGMIVTASTLDDDDLDDLPRRMKGNLCRCTGYRAIRQSIEAGVSAVPAPPDSDATAAEPTVGTSVSPPAARRVVTGTEPYTFDVAVPGMTCLRVLSSPHPHARILSIDTAAASEVDGVELILTHENVPGRRFSTARHEHREDDPDDTLILDPVVRFVGQRVAAVVATTAAAAERACRLIDVTYEILPAVFDPEAARSPGAPLIHPDRGPLDRVNHPDRNVIADFHQGFGGDVDAALGDSAVTVSGTWSTARVSHAQMETHGSIGWLDDDGRLVIRTSTQVPFLVRDELAHILDLDADRIRVFAARVGGGFGGKQELLTEDLVALAVLRTGKPCGYEMSRSDEMCRTTFRHPFRVSVDLGADADGRLTALKVDVLSDTGAYGNHAIGVMFHACAESVSVYNCPVKWIDAEVVYTNNPPSGAFRGYGLGQVIFAVESAIDELAVALDIDPFELRRRNAVADGDPLLIAHAEPEPDLVYGSYGLDQCLDLTQAALSRGNDVAAPEGPHWRVGEGMALAAIATMAPRGHISRVQVGVDAEGTYHVGVGTAEFGNGTTTVHTQIVADTVHTTADRVRLTHGDTDAADYDTGAFASAGTTVAGKAIHGACRALREKLVAAAARVADADPARIELGPDGACVGDRTVSFAELLDAADPASRVADRVVATGEENGDLRSIAFNVQAFRVAVDSETGTVIILQSVQAADAGTVMNPQQCLGQVEGGVAQAIGSSLYEEVMLDGAGVVTTPVFRTYRVPQMADIPTTEVYFADTADELGPFGAKSMSESPYNPVAPALANAIRRAIGVRPHELPMSRDRVWRLLHG; from the coding sequence ATGAGGTTCTCCGTCAACGGATCCTGCCACGACGTCACGCCGCGCCCCGGCCAGTGCCTGCGTACCCTCCTGCGGGAGTCCGCGCATTTCGAGGTCAAGAAGGGCTGCGACGCCGGCGACTGCGGCGCCTGTTCGGTGCTGGTCGACGGAAAGCCCGTGCACTCCTGTATCTTTCCCGCCCAGCGGATCGACGGCCGGTCGGTGACGACGGTCGCCGGCCTGGGCACACCCGACGACCTGCATCCGATGCAGCAGTCCTTCGTCGACAACTTCGGCTTCCAGTGCGGTTTCTGCACGGCGGGCATGATCGTCACCGCCTCCACTCTCGATGACGACGATCTCGACGACCTGCCGCGCAGGATGAAGGGAAACCTGTGCCGCTGCACCGGTTATCGCGCCATCCGTCAATCCATCGAGGCCGGCGTCTCCGCCGTCCCGGCTCCCCCCGACAGCGACGCTACCGCCGCGGAACCCACCGTCGGCACGTCGGTCTCACCACCCGCCGCCCGGCGGGTGGTGACCGGCACCGAGCCCTACACCTTCGACGTCGCGGTCCCGGGCATGACCTGTCTGCGCGTCCTCTCGTCGCCGCATCCGCACGCGCGGATCCTCTCGATCGACACGGCCGCCGCCTCGGAGGTCGACGGCGTCGAACTCATCCTCACCCACGAGAACGTCCCGGGCCGAAGGTTTTCCACCGCACGCCACGAGCACCGCGAGGACGATCCCGACGACACGCTCATCCTGGATCCGGTGGTGCGGTTCGTCGGTCAGCGGGTGGCCGCGGTGGTCGCGACCACCGCGGCGGCGGCCGAACGCGCATGCCGCCTCATCGACGTCACCTACGAGATCCTGCCCGCGGTCTTCGACCCCGAGGCGGCGCGGAGCCCTGGTGCCCCGCTGATCCACCCCGACCGCGGTCCGCTGGACCGGGTCAATCACCCCGACCGCAACGTGATCGCGGACTTCCATCAGGGGTTCGGCGGCGACGTCGATGCGGCCCTCGGTGATTCCGCGGTCACCGTCTCCGGCACATGGTCCACCGCGCGCGTCTCGCACGCGCAGATGGAGACCCACGGCAGCATCGGCTGGCTCGACGACGACGGCCGGCTCGTGATCCGCACCAGCACGCAGGTACCGTTCCTGGTCCGCGATGAACTGGCCCACATCCTCGACCTGGACGCCGACCGTATCCGGGTGTTCGCCGCACGTGTCGGCGGCGGCTTCGGCGGCAAACAGGAACTCCTCACCGAGGACCTCGTCGCGCTCGCCGTCCTGCGCACCGGAAAACCCTGTGGCTACGAGATGTCCCGGTCAGACGAGATGTGCCGCACCACGTTCCGCCATCCGTTCCGGGTGTCGGTCGATCTCGGCGCCGATGCCGACGGCCGGCTGACCGCCCTGAAGGTCGATGTCCTGTCGGACACCGGCGCCTATGGCAACCACGCGATCGGTGTCATGTTCCACGCCTGCGCCGAATCCGTGTCGGTCTACAACTGTCCGGTGAAGTGGATCGATGCGGAGGTGGTCTACACCAACAACCCGCCGTCGGGCGCTTTCCGGGGATACGGTCTGGGACAGGTGATCTTCGCGGTCGAGTCCGCGATCGACGAACTCGCCGTCGCCCTCGACATCGATCCGTTCGAACTTCGCCGGCGCAACGCGGTGGCCGACGGCGATCCGCTCCTCATCGCCCACGCCGAACCGGAACCCGATCTCGTCTACGGCAGTTACGGTCTCGACCAATGCCTCGACCTCACACAGGCGGCGCTGTCACGTGGCAACGACGTCGCGGCACCGGAAGGTCCGCACTGGCGCGTCGGTGAGGGCATGGCGCTGGCCGCGATCGCCACCATGGCACCTCGCGGGCACATCTCGCGCGTGCAGGTCGGGGTGGACGCCGAGGGCACCTACCATGTCGGGGTCGGCACGGCGGAATTCGGCAACGGCACCACCACCGTGCACACCCAGATCGTCGCCGACACCGTGCACACCACCGCCGACCGCGTCCGTCTCACGCACGGCGACACCGATGCGGCCGACTACGACACCGGCGCGTTCGCGTCTGCCGGTACGACGGTGGCGGGCAAGGCCATTCACGGCGCCTGCCGCGCGCTGCGGGAGAAGTTGGTCGCGGCCGCCGCGCGCGTCGCCGACGCCGACCCCGCCCGCATCGAACTCGGCCCCGACGGCGCATGCGTCGGCGACCGGACCGTGTCGTTCGCCGAACTCCTCGACGCGGCGGATCCCGCATCCAGGGTCGCCGACCGCGTCGTCGCGACCGGTGAGGAGAACGGCGATCTCCGGTCGATCGCGTTCAACGTCCAGGCGTTTCGCGTTGCGGTCGACTCGGAGACCGGCACGGTGATCATCCTGCAGTCGGTGCAGGCCGCCGACGCCGGCACCGTGATGAACCCTCAGCAGTGCCTCGGGCAGGTCGAAGGCGGCGTGGCGCAGGCGATCGGATCATCGCTCTACGAGGAGGTCATGCTCGACGGCGCCGGGGTGGTCACCACACCCGTCTTCCGCACCTACCGCGTGCCGCAGATGGCCGACATCCCCACCACCGAGGTCTATTTCGCCGACACCGCCGACGAGCTCGGTCCGTTCGGCGCGAAGTCGATGAGCGAATCACCGTACAATCCGGTCGCGCCGGCGCTGGCCAATGCCATCCGCCGGGCGATCGGGGTGCGGCCCCACGAGCTACCGATGTCGCGCGATCGTGTCTGGCGCCTCCTGCACGGATGA
- a CDS encoding CbtB domain-containing protein produces the protein MTASTHTTAKARSLAVPDLSVAGAAVWLSLTVLLAALAYYFLGYDQGAVSVFGSDTHVHEFVHDARHFLGFPCH, from the coding sequence ATGACCGCCTCCACACACACGACCGCCAAGGCGCGGTCGCTGGCCGTACCGGATCTCTCGGTCGCCGGCGCAGCCGTGTGGCTCAGCCTGACCGTGCTGCTCGCCGCCCTCGCCTACTACTTCCTCGGGTATGACCAGGGTGCCGTGTCGGTCTTCGGCTCCGACACCCATGTGCACGAGTTCGTGCACGATGCCCGTCACTTCCTCGGCTTCCCCTGCCACTGA
- a CDS encoding histidine phosphatase family protein, whose protein sequence is MHIVTAGRTGPNRSVRFGGDLSLDDAGRRTVSALAATLVDVPTRGAVPCGPEAAARESCDLLGRAFTVDPRLRTLDVGAWSGRTPEDLAPDELAVWFTDPTACPHGGETIADFVARIHRWGTEHASSAVCVVSMPVAQALLAARADEFFAVEVRPATAYRMTPGAAVPAVKGTKTRLRT, encoded by the coding sequence GTGCACATCGTCACCGCCGGCCGCACCGGCCCCAACAGATCGGTGCGGTTCGGCGGTGACCTGTCTCTGGATGACGCTGGGCGACGGACGGTGTCGGCCCTGGCCGCGACCCTGGTGGACGTGCCGACCCGGGGCGCGGTGCCGTGCGGCCCCGAGGCCGCGGCGCGCGAATCGTGCGACCTGCTCGGTCGCGCGTTCACCGTGGATCCGCGGTTGCGGACGCTGGATGTCGGTGCGTGGTCGGGTCGGACCCCTGAGGATCTCGCGCCCGACGAACTCGCGGTGTGGTTCACCGATCCCACCGCGTGCCCGCACGGCGGCGAGACGATCGCGGACTTCGTCGCACGTATCCACCGCTGGGGTACGGAGCATGCGTCGAGCGCGGTGTGCGTGGTGTCGATGCCGGTGGCGCAGGCGCTGCTCGCCGCGCGTGCGGACGAGTTCTTCGCCGTCGAGGTGCGGCCGGCGACCGCGTATCGGATGACGCCCGGCGCTGCCGTCCCCGCCGTCAAAGGAACGAAAACGCGATTGCGTACCTAG
- a CDS encoding FAD binding domain-containing protein, with protein MDLHTIERYRYARTRDDLRLAPGESVVAGGTWFFSEPQVDTSGIVDLTSMNWPALEDLPDGGLRIGATCPIADIVALESRPGWRAQPLFTECANALLASFKIWNVATVGGNICRSFAAASMVSLAAGLDGIAEIWCPDGTDRRIPVAEMITGNGTNRLADGEVLRAVEIPGSSMRADTAFRKIALAELGRSGAVLTGRRDADGSVVVGITAATTRPCLLRFPGTPTADDLRDRVNSVDDYYSDPLGSADWRRGVSAVLAEQIRVQLADPAPSAQGASR; from the coding sequence ATGGATCTGCACACCATCGAGCGGTACCGATATGCCCGCACCCGCGACGATCTGCGGCTCGCCCCCGGCGAATCCGTGGTCGCGGGGGGCACGTGGTTCTTCTCCGAACCCCAGGTGGACACCAGCGGCATCGTCGATCTGACATCGATGAACTGGCCGGCACTGGAGGACCTGCCCGACGGCGGATTGCGCATCGGCGCGACCTGCCCCATCGCCGACATCGTCGCGCTCGAATCGCGTCCCGGGTGGCGGGCGCAGCCGTTGTTCACCGAGTGCGCCAACGCACTGCTCGCGTCCTTCAAGATCTGGAACGTCGCCACCGTGGGCGGCAACATCTGCCGGTCCTTCGCCGCCGCCTCGATGGTCTCGCTCGCGGCCGGCCTCGACGGCATCGCGGAGATCTGGTGCCCCGACGGTACGGATCGTCGAATCCCGGTGGCGGAGATGATCACCGGAAACGGGACCAATCGCCTCGCCGACGGCGAGGTGCTGCGCGCCGTGGAAATCCCCGGCTCGTCGATGCGCGCCGATACCGCGTTCCGCAAGATCGCACTGGCCGAGCTCGGCAGGTCGGGCGCGGTCCTCACCGGCCGCCGTGACGCCGACGGATCGGTCGTCGTCGGGATCACCGCCGCCACGACACGACCGTGCCTGCTGAGGTTCCCCGGCACCCCCACCGCCGACGATCTCCGCGACCGGGTGAACTCCGTCGACGACTACTACAGCGATCCGCTGGGATCGGCTGATTGGCGCCGGGGCGTGTCCGCCGTACTGGCCGAGCAGATCCGTGTACAGCTCGCCGACCCGGCGCCGTCTGCACAAGGGGCGTCCCGATGA
- a CDS encoding 8-oxoguanine deaminase, giving the protein MTLIENAYVITVDDGRRELPRASVLIDGTRIVAIGETPAGLPDDVVRVDGTGRVLTPGLVNTHHHLYQWITRGLAADHTLFQWLMTLYPIWAGIDEAAVRTAALGGLTQLALSGCTTTTDHHYVFPAEGGDLLGAEIDAAQTIGLRFHPTRGSMDLSEKDGGLPPDSVVQNLDDILAASSDAVARWHDPSADSMLRIALAPCSPFSVTTDLLRESALLARELGVRMHTHLAESLDENTYCDERFGCTPLQYMESVGWVGDDVWFAHGIEFDDDEIARLAATATGVAHCPTSNARLGNRICRTRDLVDAGVPVGLGVDGAASNESCRLLEEAHQAVLMARARGGPTALTTRTAIELATIGGARVLGRDADTGSIEVGKLADLVLWDLSSVAHSGITDPVAALVLGAIPPVTGSWVNGRPIIADGEMLTVDPDLVAAEVAREHRRLIDKAR; this is encoded by the coding sequence ATGACCCTCATCGAGAACGCCTACGTCATCACCGTCGACGACGGCAGGCGTGAACTGCCCCGGGCATCCGTCCTGATCGACGGGACCCGGATCGTCGCGATCGGCGAGACACCAGCCGGACTGCCCGACGACGTGGTGCGCGTCGACGGCACCGGCCGCGTCCTCACCCCCGGGCTCGTCAACACCCATCACCACCTGTACCAGTGGATCACCCGTGGACTGGCCGCCGATCACACGCTCTTCCAGTGGCTGATGACCCTGTACCCGATCTGGGCCGGGATCGACGAGGCCGCCGTCCGGACCGCGGCGCTCGGCGGGCTCACCCAACTCGCCCTGTCGGGCTGCACCACGACCACCGACCACCACTACGTGTTCCCTGCCGAGGGCGGCGACCTCCTCGGTGCCGAGATCGACGCGGCGCAGACGATCGGTCTGCGCTTCCATCCGACCCGCGGCTCGATGGACCTGTCGGAGAAGGACGGCGGGCTCCCCCCGGATTCGGTGGTGCAGAACCTCGACGACATCCTGGCGGCCAGTTCCGACGCCGTCGCCCGGTGGCATGACCCGTCCGCCGACTCCATGCTCCGGATCGCCCTCGCACCCTGCTCGCCGTTCTCGGTGACGACCGACCTGCTCCGCGAATCCGCGCTGCTGGCGCGCGAACTCGGCGTCCGGATGCATACCCACCTGGCCGAGTCTCTCGACGAGAACACCTACTGCGACGAGCGATTCGGGTGCACTCCGCTGCAGTACATGGAATCGGTCGGCTGGGTCGGCGACGACGTCTGGTTCGCCCACGGCATCGAGTTCGACGACGACGAGATCGCCCGGCTGGCCGCCACCGCCACCGGCGTCGCGCACTGCCCCACCTCCAACGCACGTCTCGGCAACCGGATCTGCCGCACCCGCGACCTCGTCGACGCCGGCGTCCCGGTCGGCCTCGGTGTCGACGGCGCCGCCTCCAACGAGTCCTGCCGCCTGCTCGAGGAGGCGCACCAGGCCGTCCTGATGGCACGCGCGCGGGGCGGACCGACGGCGCTCACCACCCGCACCGCCATCGAGCTCGCGACGATCGGCGGGGCGCGAGTCCTCGGCCGCGACGCCGACACGGGCTCCATCGAGGTCGGCAAGCTCGCCGACCTCGTCCTGTGGGATCTGTCGTCGGTGGCGCACAGCGGCATCACCGATCCCGTCGCCGCCCTCGTCCTCGGTGCCATCCCGCCGGTCACGGGTAGCTGGGTCAACGGCCGGCCGATCATCGCCGACGGCGAGATGCTCACGGTCGACCCCGATCTCGTCGCCGCCGAGGTCGCCCGGGAGCACCGCAGACTGATCGACAAGGCGCGTTGA